The following are encoded in a window of Schistocerca gregaria isolate iqSchGreg1 unplaced genomic scaffold, iqSchGreg1.2 ptg000720l, whole genome shotgun sequence genomic DNA:
- the LOC126320403 gene encoding trichohyalin-like isoform X10, translated as MGGCLAGLSKFTRYESERNALANQTPIEHYLDKPEFSEVPDETYVARKSHGTQKTDGGHKIKDSADSGTVVESKSIAEKVAPREVPGKQEPLKIEFTDENSPNENQNRELYSGSKQRPSSPPVVSKREKQMPTGEPVSERVPMKKKRKTFKPEAKDLEEQPSEQIARETKHEQQEKERLGADSRIKKPEKEQMEQEKPDAINEAKDLEKIHKKRELAAGEVKQLEEEQQTKEHLIAEGKVNKSKDNENMRLPSEVVDKLTREPKNQELPAEIKASILEGEQKEKAKAVGEVEKPTLEKEQEMEDEKIHKKQEELTEFISDVQRLREEKEKKLAIEAEARDLEEKERQVAETRRLEKEREEKEIQIAESKRIKQRQRERQAAEAERLEKERQIAEAEKEEEERRKEILAAEAKQLEEKKRIAELKRIEEEREKERQAAEAERLRKEQEAELKRIEEEREKERQAAEAERLRKEQEAAEIKRIEEEQEKERQAAEAERLEKERQEAEIKRIEEEREKERQAAEAERLEKERQEAELKRIEEEREKERQAAEAERLEKERQEAELKRIEEEQEKERQAAEAERLRKEQEAAELKRIEEEQEKERQAAEAERLEKERQEAEIKRIEEEREKERQAAEAERLEKERQEAELKRIEEEQEKERQAAEAERLEKERQEAELKRIEEEREKERQAAEAERLEKERQEAELKRIEEEREKERQAAEAERLEKERQEAEIKRIEEEREKERQAAEAERLEKERQEAELKRIEEEREKERQAAEAERLEKERQEAELKRIEEERQAAETEKSKQDTEQLSTITAAEAEKLDEERETGVGVEKVKESELDTSSKGPETTIDNQEFAKNDIKAAEELEIPQTKPLASARRNAYLANRAPSRREPAAFLVEARNELIKSGRIRDLSKTVSLGSLSPKGPVGTQSKPKRQYGTSVSGAGGPLKIDIASALGKQFQNFKSAKKNAKR; from the exons ATGGGAGGCTGCCTTGCGGGGCTGTCTAAATTTACTCGCTATGAAAGCGAAAGGAATGCTCTAGCAAATCAAACACCAATAGAACATTATCTAG ATAAACCCGAGTTTTCGGAGGTGCCTGATGAAACTTATGTCGCTAGAAAGAGCCATGGCACTCAAAAAACCGACGGTGGGCACAAGATTAAGGATTCAGCCGACTCTGGAACTGTAGTAGAGTCGAAATCTATCGCCGAAAAAGTTGCTCCTAGAGAGGTACCCGGTAAGCAAGAGCCATTGAAAATAGAGTTTACTGATGAAAACAGTCCCAATGAGAATCAGAATAGAGAGCTATACTCTGGATCTAAGCAGAGGCCCTCGTCACCTCCTGTGGTGAGTAAGCGAGAGAAGCAGATGCCGACCGGTGAGCCCGTTTCTGAAAGAGTACCAATGAAGAAAAAACGAAAAACTTTTAAGCCTGAAGCGAAGGATTTAGAAGAACAGCCTTCAGAGCAGATTGCCAGAGAGACTAAGCATGAGCAACAGGAAAAGGAGCGATTAGGTGCTGATTCTAGGATCAAAAAGCCAGAAAAAGAGCAAATGGAGCAGGAAAAACCAGATGCTATTAATGAGGCTAAGGATCTAGAAAAGATTCACAAGAAAAGAGAATTGGCGGCTGGCGAAGTTAAGCAACTAGAAGAGGAGCAACAAACAAAAGAGCATTTGATAGCTGAGGGCAAAGTTAATAAATCAAAAGATAATGAAAATATGCGCTTGCCTTCAGAAGTTGTGGACAAATTGACAAGAGAACCGAAAAATCAAGAGTTACCAGCGGAAATAAAGGCTAGCATTCTAGAGGGAGAACAAAAAGAGAAGGCAAAGGCTGTAGGTGAAGTTGAAAAACCAACTTTAGAGAAAGAGCAAGAGATGGAAgatgaaaaaatacataaaaagcaaGAGGAATTAACGGAATTTATCTCAGATGTACAACGTTtaagggaagagaaagagaaaaaacttGCGATTGAAGCTGAAGCCAGAGATCTTGAGGAAAAAGAGCGACAAGTCGCTGAAACTAGGCGATTAGAAAAAGAACGGGAAGAAAAGGAAATACAAATAGCTGAATCCAAGAGGATAAAACAACGACAAAGAGAGCGACAGGCAGCTGAAGCTGAGAGGTTGGAGAAAGAGCGACAAATAGCTGAagctgagaaagaagaagaagagagaagaaaagaaatattGGCAGCTGAGGCTAAGCAGCTAGAGGAAAAAAAGAGAATAGCTGAACTCAAAAGAATAGAAGAGGAACGAGAAAAAGAACGACAAGCAGCTGAAGCTGAGAGGTTGAGAAAAGAACAAGAAGCTGAACTCAAAAGAATAGAAGAGGAACGAGAGAAAGAACGACAAGCAGCTGAAGCTGAGAGGTTGAGAAAAGAACAAGAAGCAGCTGAAATCAAAAGAATAGAAGAAGAGCAAGAAAAAGAACGACAAGCAGCTGAAGCTGAGAGACTAGAAAAAGAACGACAAGAAGCTGAAATCAAAAGAATAGAAGAAGAACGAGAAAAAGAACGACAAGCAGCTGAAGCTGAGAGACTAGAAAAAGAACGACAAGAAGCTGAACTCAAAAGAATAGAAGAAGAACGAGAAAAAGAACGACAAGCAGCTGAAGCTGAGAGACTAGAAAAAGAACGACAAGAAGCTGAACTCAAAAGAATAGAAGAAGAGCAAGAAAAAGAACGACAAGCAGCTGAAGCTGAGAGGTTGAGAAAAGAACAAGAAGCAGCTGAGCTCAAAAGAATAGAAGAAGAGCAAGAAAAAGAACGACAAGCAGCTGAAGCTGAGAG ACTAGAAAAAGAACGACAAGAAGCTGAAATCAAAAGAATAGAAGAAGAACGAGAGAAAGAACGACAAGCAGCTGAAGCTGAGAGACTAGAAAAAGAACGACAAGAAGCAGAGCTCAAAAGAATAGAAGAAGAGCAAGAAAAAGAAAGGCAAGCAGCTGAAGCTGAGAGACTAGAAAAAGAACGACAAGAAGCTGAACTCAAAAGAATAGAAGAAGAACGAGAAAAAGAACGACAAGCAGCTGAAGCTGAGAGACTAGAAAAAGAACGACAAGAAGCTGAACTCAAAAGAATAGAAGAAGAACGAGAGAAAGAAAGGCAAGCGGCTGAAGCTGAGAGACTAGAAAAAGAACGACAAGAAGCTGAAATCAAAAGAATAGAAGAAGAACGAGAAAAAGAACGACAAGCAGCTGAAGCTGAGAGACTAGAAAAAGAACGACAAGAAGCAGAGCTCAAAAGAATAGAAGAAGAACGAGAAAAAGAAAGGCAAGCGGCTGAAGCTGAGAGACTAGAAAAAGAACGACAAGAAGCAGAGCTCAAAAGAATAGAAGAAGAACGACAAGCAGCTGAAACCGAGAAATCGAAACAAGATACAGAGCAACTGTCTACCATCACTGCAGCTGAAGCTGAAAAACTAGACGAGGAGAGAGAAACGGGAGTTGGTGTTGAAAAAGTTAAAGAGAGTGAATTGGATACTAGTTCTAAAGGTCCAGAAACGACAATCGATAATCAAGAATTTGCGAAAAATGATATCAAAGCTGCAGAAGAACTAGAAATTCCTCAGACAAAACCGTTAGCATctgcaagaagaaatgcatatctgGCTAATCGCGCTCCTTCTCGACGCGAGCCTGCAGCATTCCTTGTTGAGGCTAGAAATGAACTGATAAAAAGTGGCAGAATCAGAGACCTTTCAAAAACGGTGAGTCTCGGTTCGTTATCACCCAAGGGCCCCGTCGGCACTCAGAGCAAACCCAAGAGACAGTACGGTACATCAGTTTCAGGTGCCGGGGGACCATTAAAGATAGACATAGCCTCGGCCTTGGGTAAGCAATTCCAAAATTTTAAGTCAGCCAAAAAAAATGCCAAGAGATGA
- the LOC126320403 gene encoding axoneme-associated protein mst101(2)-like isoform X4 gives MGGCLAGLSKFTRYESERNALANQTPIEHYLDKPEFSEVPDETYVARKSHGTQKTDGGHKIKDSADSGTVVESKSIAEKVAPREVPGKQEPLKIEFTDENSPNENQNRELYSGSKQRPSSPPVVSKREKQMPTGEPVSERVPMKKKRKTFKPEAKDLEEQPSEQIARETKHEQQEKERLGADSRIKKPEKEQMEQEKPDAINEAKDLEKIHKKRELAAGEVKQLEEEQQTKEHLIAEGKVNKSKDNENMRLPSEVVDKLTREPKNQELPAEIKASILEGEQKEKAKAVGEVEKPTLEKEQEMEDEKIHKKQEELTEFISDVQRLREEKEKKLAIEAEARDLEEKERQVAETRRLEKEREEKEIQIAESKRIKQRQRERQAAEAERLEKERQIAEAEKEEEERRKEILAAEAKQLEEKKRIAELKRIEEEREKERQAAEAERLRKEQEAELKRIEEEREKERQAAEAERLRKEQEAAEIKRIEEEQEKERQAAEAERLEKERQEAEIKRIEEEREKERQAAEAERLEKERQEAELKRIEEEREKERQAAEAERLEKERQEAELKRIEEEQEKERQAAEAERLRKEQEAAELKRIEEEQEKERQAAEAERLEKERQEAELKRIEEEQEKERQAAEAERLRKEQEAAEIKRIEEEREKERQAAEAERLEKERQEAELKRIEEEREKERQAAEAERLEKERQEAELKRIEEEREKERQAAEAERLEKERQEAEIKRIEEEREKERQAAEAERLEKERQEAELKRIEEEQEKERQAAEAERLEKERQEAELKRIEEEREKERQAAEAERLEKERQEAELKRIEEEREKERQAAEAERLEKERQEAEIKRIEEEREKERQAAEAERLEKERQEAELKRIEEEREKERQAAEAERLEKERQEAELKRIEEERQAAETEKSKQDTEQLSTITAAEAEKLDEERETGVGVEKVKESELDTSSKGPETTIDNQEFAKNDIKAAEELEIPQTKPLASARRNAYLANRAPSRREPAAFLVEARNELIKSGRIRDLSKTVSLGSLSPKGPVGTQSKPKRQYGTSVSGAGGPLKIDIASALGKQFQNFKSAKKNAKR, from the exons ATGGGAGGCTGCCTTGCGGGGCTGTCTAAATTTACTCGCTATGAAAGCGAAAGGAATGCTCTAGCAAATCAAACACCAATAGAACATTATCTAG ATAAACCCGAGTTTTCGGAGGTGCCTGATGAAACTTATGTCGCTAGAAAGAGCCATGGCACTCAAAAAACCGACGGTGGGCACAAGATTAAGGATTCAGCCGACTCTGGAACTGTAGTAGAGTCGAAATCTATCGCCGAAAAAGTTGCTCCTAGAGAGGTACCCGGTAAGCAAGAGCCATTGAAAATAGAGTTTACTGATGAAAACAGTCCCAATGAGAATCAGAATAGAGAGCTATACTCTGGATCTAAGCAGAGGCCCTCGTCACCTCCTGTGGTGAGTAAGCGAGAGAAGCAGATGCCGACCGGTGAGCCCGTTTCTGAAAGAGTACCAATGAAGAAAAAACGAAAAACTTTTAAGCCTGAAGCGAAGGATTTAGAAGAACAGCCTTCAGAGCAGATTGCCAGAGAGACTAAGCATGAGCAACAGGAAAAGGAGCGATTAGGTGCTGATTCTAGGATCAAAAAGCCAGAAAAAGAGCAAATGGAGCAGGAAAAACCAGATGCTATTAATGAGGCTAAGGATCTAGAAAAGATTCACAAGAAAAGAGAATTGGCGGCTGGCGAAGTTAAGCAACTAGAAGAGGAGCAACAAACAAAAGAGCATTTGATAGCTGAGGGCAAAGTTAATAAATCAAAAGATAATGAAAATATGCGCTTGCCTTCAGAAGTTGTGGACAAATTGACAAGAGAACCGAAAAATCAAGAGTTACCAGCGGAAATAAAGGCTAGCATTCTAGAGGGAGAACAAAAAGAGAAGGCAAAGGCTGTAGGTGAAGTTGAAAAACCAACTTTAGAGAAAGAGCAAGAGATGGAAgatgaaaaaatacataaaaagcaaGAGGAATTAACGGAATTTATCTCAGATGTACAACGTTtaagggaagagaaagagaaaaaacttGCGATTGAAGCTGAAGCCAGAGATCTTGAGGAAAAAGAGCGACAAGTCGCTGAAACTAGGCGATTAGAAAAAGAACGGGAAGAAAAGGAAATACAAATAGCTGAATCCAAGAGGATAAAACAACGACAAAGAGAGCGACAGGCAGCTGAAGCTGAGAGGTTGGAGAAAGAGCGACAAATAGCTGAagctgagaaagaagaagaagagagaagaaaagaaatattGGCAGCTGAGGCTAAGCAGCTAGAGGAAAAAAAGAGAATAGCTGAACTCAAAAGAATAGAAGAGGAACGAGAAAAAGAACGACAAGCAGCTGAAGCTGAGAGGTTGAGAAAAGAACAAGAAGCTGAACTCAAAAGAATAGAAGAGGAACGAGAGAAAGAACGACAAGCAGCTGAAGCTGAGAGGTTGAGAAAAGAACAAGAAGCAGCTGAAATCAAAAGAATAGAAGAAGAGCAAGAAAAAGAACGACAAGCAGCTGAAGCTGAGAGACTAGAAAAAGAACGACAAGAAGCTGAAATCAAAAGAATAGAAGAAGAACGAGAAAAAGAACGACAAGCAGCTGAAGCTGAGAGACTAGAAAAAGAACGACAAGAAGCTGAACTCAAAAGAATAGAAGAAGAACGAGAAAAAGAACGACAAGCAGCTGAAGCTGAGAGACTAGAAAAAGAACGACAAGAAGCTGAACTCAAAAGAATAGAAGAAGAGCAAGAAAAAGAACGACAAGCAGCTGAAGCTGAGAGGTTGAGAAAAGAACAAGAAGCAGCTGAGCTCAAAAGAATAGAAGAAGAGCAAGAAAAAGAACGACAAGCAGCTGAAGCTGAGAG ACTAGAAAAAGAACGACAAGAAGCTGAACTCAAAAGAATAGAAGAAGAGCAAGAAAAAGAACGACAAGCAGCTGAAGCTGAGAGGTTGAGAAAAGAACAAGAAGCAGCTGAAATCAAAAGAATAGAAGAAGAACGAGAAAAAGAACGACAAGCAGCTGAAGCTGAGAGACTAGAAAAAGAACGACAAGAAGCAGAGCTCAAAAGAATAGAAGAAGAACGAGAAAAAGAAAGGCAAGCAGCTGAAGCTGAGAGACTAGAAAAAGAACGACAAGAAGCAGAGCTCAAAAGAATAGAAGAAGAACGAGAAAAAGAACGACAAGCAGCTGAAGCTGAGAGACTAGAAAAAGAACGACAAGAAGCTGAAATCAAAAGAATAGAAGAAGAACGAGAGAAAGAACGACAAGCAGCTGAAGCTGAGAGACTAGAAAAAGAACGACAAGAAGCAGAGCTCAAAAGAATAGAAGAAGAGCAAGAAAAAGAAAGGCAAGCAGCTGAAGCTGAGAGACTAGAAAAAGAACGACAAGAAGCTGAACTCAAAAGAATAGAAGAAGAACGAGAAAAAGAACGACAAGCAGCTGAAGCTGAGAGACTAGAAAAAGAACGACAAGAAGCTGAACTCAAAAGAATAGAAGAAGAACGAGAGAAAGAAAGGCAAGCGGCTGAAGCTGAGAGACTAGAAAAAGAACGACAAGAAGCTGAAATCAAAAGAATAGAAGAAGAACGAGAAAAAGAACGACAAGCAGCTGAAGCTGAGAGACTAGAAAAAGAACGACAAGAAGCAGAGCTCAAAAGAATAGAAGAAGAACGAGAAAAAGAAAGGCAAGCGGCTGAAGCTGAGAGACTAGAAAAAGAACGACAAGAAGCAGAGCTCAAAAGAATAGAAGAAGAACGACAAGCAGCTGAAACCGAGAAATCGAAACAAGATACAGAGCAACTGTCTACCATCACTGCAGCTGAAGCTGAAAAACTAGACGAGGAGAGAGAAACGGGAGTTGGTGTTGAAAAAGTTAAAGAGAGTGAATTGGATACTAGTTCTAAAGGTCCAGAAACGACAATCGATAATCAAGAATTTGCGAAAAATGATATCAAAGCTGCAGAAGAACTAGAAATTCCTCAGACAAAACCGTTAGCATctgcaagaagaaatgcatatctgGCTAATCGCGCTCCTTCTCGACGCGAGCCTGCAGCATTCCTTGTTGAGGCTAGAAATGAACTGATAAAAAGTGGCAGAATCAGAGACCTTTCAAAAACGGTGAGTCTCGGTTCGTTATCACCCAAGGGCCCCGTCGGCACTCAGAGCAAACCCAAGAGACAGTACGGTACATCAGTTTCAGGTGCCGGGGGACCATTAAAGATAGACATAGCCTCGGCCTTGGGTAAGCAATTCCAAAATTTTAAGTCAGCCAAAAAAAATGCCAAGAGATGA
- the LOC126320403 gene encoding calponin homology domain-containing protein DDB_G0272472-like isoform X7: MGGCLAGLSKFTRYESERNALANQTPIEHYLDKPEFSEVPDETYVARKSHGTQKTDGGHKIKDSADSGTVVESKSIAEKVAPREVPGKQEPLKIEFTDENSPNENQNRELYSGSKQRPSSPPVVSKREKQMPTGEPVSERVPMKKKRKTFKPEAKDLEEQPSEQIARETKHEQQEKERLGADSRIKKPEKEQMEQEKPDAINEAKDLEKIHKKRELAAGEVKQLEEEQQTKEHLIAEGKVNKSKDNENMRLPSEVVDKLTREPKNQELPAEIKASILEGEQKEKAKAVGEVEKPTLEKEQEMEDEKIHKKQEELTEFISDVQRLREEKEKKLAIEAEARDLEEKERQVAETRRLEKEREEKEIQIAESKRIKQRQRERQAAEAERLEKERQIAEAEKEEEERRKEILAAEAKQLEEKKRIAELKRIEEEREKERQAAEAERLRKEQEAELKRIEEEREKERQAAEAERLRKEQEAAEIKRIEEEQEKERQAAEAERLEKERQEAEIKRIEEEREKERQAAEAERLEKERQEAELKRIEEEREKERQAAEAERLEKERQEAELKRIEEEQEKERQAAEAERLEKERQEAELKRIEEEQEKERQAAEAERLRKEQEAAEIKRIEEEREKERQAAEAERLEKERQEAELKRIEEEREKERQAAEAERLEKERQEAELKRIEEEREKERQAAEAERLEKERQEAEIKRIEEEREKERQAAEAERLEKERQEAELKRIEEEQEKERQAAEAERLEKERQEAELKRIEEEREKERQAAEAERLEKERQEAELKRIEEEREKERQAAEAERLEKERQEAEIKRIEEEREKERQAAEAERLEKERQEAELKRIEEEREKERQAAEAERLEKERQEAELKRIEEERQAAETEKSKQDTEQLSTITAAEAEKLDEERETGVGVEKVKESELDTSSKGPETTIDNQEFAKNDIKAAEELEIPQTKPLASARRNAYLANRAPSRREPAAFLVEARNELIKSGRIRDLSKTVSLGSLSPKGPVGTQSKPKRQYGTSVSGAGGPLKIDIASALGKQFQNFKSAKKNAKR, encoded by the exons ATGGGAGGCTGCCTTGCGGGGCTGTCTAAATTTACTCGCTATGAAAGCGAAAGGAATGCTCTAGCAAATCAAACACCAATAGAACATTATCTAG ATAAACCCGAGTTTTCGGAGGTGCCTGATGAAACTTATGTCGCTAGAAAGAGCCATGGCACTCAAAAAACCGACGGTGGGCACAAGATTAAGGATTCAGCCGACTCTGGAACTGTAGTAGAGTCGAAATCTATCGCCGAAAAAGTTGCTCCTAGAGAGGTACCCGGTAAGCAAGAGCCATTGAAAATAGAGTTTACTGATGAAAACAGTCCCAATGAGAATCAGAATAGAGAGCTATACTCTGGATCTAAGCAGAGGCCCTCGTCACCTCCTGTGGTGAGTAAGCGAGAGAAGCAGATGCCGACCGGTGAGCCCGTTTCTGAAAGAGTACCAATGAAGAAAAAACGAAAAACTTTTAAGCCTGAAGCGAAGGATTTAGAAGAACAGCCTTCAGAGCAGATTGCCAGAGAGACTAAGCATGAGCAACAGGAAAAGGAGCGATTAGGTGCTGATTCTAGGATCAAAAAGCCAGAAAAAGAGCAAATGGAGCAGGAAAAACCAGATGCTATTAATGAGGCTAAGGATCTAGAAAAGATTCACAAGAAAAGAGAATTGGCGGCTGGCGAAGTTAAGCAACTAGAAGAGGAGCAACAAACAAAAGAGCATTTGATAGCTGAGGGCAAAGTTAATAAATCAAAAGATAATGAAAATATGCGCTTGCCTTCAGAAGTTGTGGACAAATTGACAAGAGAACCGAAAAATCAAGAGTTACCAGCGGAAATAAAGGCTAGCATTCTAGAGGGAGAACAAAAAGAGAAGGCAAAGGCTGTAGGTGAAGTTGAAAAACCAACTTTAGAGAAAGAGCAAGAGATGGAAgatgaaaaaatacataaaaagcaaGAGGAATTAACGGAATTTATCTCAGATGTACAACGTTtaagggaagagaaagagaaaaaacttGCGATTGAAGCTGAAGCCAGAGATCTTGAGGAAAAAGAGCGACAAGTCGCTGAAACTAGGCGATTAGAAAAAGAACGGGAAGAAAAGGAAATACAAATAGCTGAATCCAAGAGGATAAAACAACGACAAAGAGAGCGACAGGCAGCTGAAGCTGAGAGGTTGGAGAAAGAGCGACAAATAGCTGAagctgagaaagaagaagaagagagaagaaaagaaatattGGCAGCTGAGGCTAAGCAGCTAGAGGAAAAAAAGAGAATAGCTGAACTCAAAAGAATAGAAGAGGAACGAGAAAAAGAACGACAAGCAGCTGAAGCTGAGAGGTTGAGAAAAGAACAAGAAGCTGAACTCAAAAGAATAGAAGAGGAACGAGAGAAAGAACGACAAGCAGCTGAAGCTGAGAGGTTGAGAAAAGAACAAGAAGCAGCTGAAATCAAAAGAATAGAAGAAGAGCAAGAAAAAGAACGACAAGCAGCTGAAGCTGAGAGACTAGAAAAAGAACGACAAGAAGCTGAAATCAAAAGAATAGAAGAAGAACGAGAAAAAGAACGACAAGCAGCTGAAGCTGAGAGACTAGAAAAAGAACGACAAGAAGCTGAACTCAAAAGAATAGAAGAAGAACGAGAAAAAGAACGACAAGCAGCTGAAGCTGAGAGACTAGAAAAAGAACGACAAGAAGCTGAACTCAAAAGAATAGAAGAAGAGCAAGAAAAAGAACGACAAGCAGCTGAAGCTGAGAG ACTAGAAAAAGAACGACAAGAAGCTGAACTCAAAAGAATAGAAGAAGAGCAAGAAAAAGAACGACAAGCAGCTGAAGCTGAGAGGTTGAGAAAAGAACAAGAAGCAGCTGAAATCAAAAGAATAGAAGAAGAACGAGAAAAAGAACGACAAGCAGCTGAAGCTGAGAGACTAGAAAAAGAACGACAAGAAGCAGAGCTCAAAAGAATAGAAGAAGAACGAGAAAAAGAAAGGCAAGCAGCTGAAGCTGAGAGACTAGAAAAAGAACGACAAGAAGCAGAGCTCAAAAGAATAGAAGAAGAACGAGAAAAAGAACGACAAGCAGCTGAAGCTGAGAGACTAGAAAAAGAACGACAAGAAGCTGAAATCAAAAGAATAGAAGAAGAACGAGAGAAAGAACGACAAGCAGCTGAAGCTGAGAGACTAGAAAAAGAACGACAAGAAGCAGAGCTCAAAAGAATAGAAGAAGAGCAAGAAAAAGAAAGGCAAGCAGCTGAAGCTGAGAGACTAGAAAAAGAACGACAAGAAGCTGAACTCAAAAGAATAGAAGAAGAACGAGAAAAAGAACGACAAGCAGCTGAAGCTGAGAGACTAGAAAAAGAACGACAAGAAGCTGAACTCAAAAGAATAGAAGAAGAACGAGAGAAAGAAAGGCAAGCGGCTGAAGCTGAGAGACTAGAAAAAGAACGACAAGAAGCTGAAATCAAAAGAATAGAAGAAGAACGAGAAAAAGAACGACAAGCAGCTGAAGCTGAGAGACTAGAAAAAGAACGACAAGAAGCAGAGCTCAAAAGAATAGAAGAAGAACGAGAAAAAGAAAGGCAAGCGGCTGAAGCTGAGAGACTAGAAAAAGAACGACAAGAAGCAGAGCTCAAAAGAATAGAAGAAGAACGACAAGCAGCTGAAACCGAGAAATCGAAACAAGATACAGAGCAACTGTCTACCATCACTGCAGCTGAAGCTGAAAAACTAGACGAGGAGAGAGAAACGGGAGTTGGTGTTGAAAAAGTTAAAGAGAGTGAATTGGATACTAGTTCTAAAGGTCCAGAAACGACAATCGATAATCAAGAATTTGCGAAAAATGATATCAAAGCTGCAGAAGAACTAGAAATTCCTCAGACAAAACCGTTAGCATctgcaagaagaaatgcatatctgGCTAATCGCGCTCCTTCTCGACGCGAGCCTGCAGCATTCCTTGTTGAGGCTAGAAATGAACTGATAAAAAGTGGCAGAATCAGAGACCTTTCAAAAACGGTGAGTCTCGGTTCGTTATCACCCAAGGGCCCCGTCGGCACTCAGAGCAAACCCAAGAGACAGTACGGTACATCAGTTTCAGGTGCCGGGGGACCATTAAAGATAGACATAGCCTCGGCCTTGGGTAAGCAATTCCAAAATTTTAAGTCAGCCAAAAAAAATGCCAAGAGATGA